A region of Halalkaliarchaeum desulfuricum DNA encodes the following proteins:
- a CDS encoding dihydrodipicolinate synthase family protein produces the protein MNGIGPPLVTPFDEAGGVDYRRLRELVDWIEGRGVDFLVPCGSNSEAELMTAAERARVIETVAEEASVPVLAGTGNPGLRETLEATRAAADAGADAALVVTPFYYDHDQETLEAYYRELASESSLPIYLYSVPAYTGVRLEPDTVGRLASHPNLVGMKDSHASLPEFVRTKRRIAESTADVVSSAGEFDLMIGSGSVLAQALSAGAVGGVLALANLAPAATAEVFEAHQEDPERARELNEDLVELNTAITADYSVPGLKWAMRERGAPAGYPRAPHREPDAEARGQLRALLDEL, from the coding sequence ATGAACGGAATCGGACCGCCGCTGGTAACGCCGTTCGACGAGGCGGGCGGCGTCGATTACCGACGGCTCCGCGAGCTCGTCGACTGGATCGAGGGCCGGGGCGTCGACTTCCTGGTGCCGTGTGGGTCCAACAGCGAGGCGGAACTCATGACCGCCGCCGAACGGGCGCGGGTGATCGAGACAGTCGCCGAGGAGGCGTCGGTTCCGGTGCTCGCCGGGACCGGCAACCCGGGACTCCGGGAGACGCTCGAGGCGACCCGCGCGGCGGCCGACGCCGGCGCCGACGCCGCCCTCGTCGTCACGCCCTTTTATTATGATCACGACCAGGAGACGCTCGAGGCGTACTACCGGGAGCTGGCAAGCGAGAGTTCACTACCGATCTACCTCTACTCGGTGCCGGCGTACACCGGCGTCCGACTGGAGCCGGACACCGTCGGCAGGCTCGCGTCACACCCGAACCTCGTCGGGATGAAAGACTCCCACGCGTCGCTGCCGGAGTTCGTCCGGACGAAGCGGCGGATCGCCGAGTCGACAGCCGACGTCGTCAGCTCGGCCGGGGAGTTCGACCTCATGATCGGGAGCGGGAGCGTCCTCGCGCAGGCGCTTTCCGCCGGCGCTGTCGGCGGCGTTCTCGCGCTGGCGAACCTCGCACCGGCGGCGACGGCGGAAGTGTTCGAGGCCCACCAGGAGGACCCCGAGCGCGCCAGAGAACTGAACGAGGATCTCGTGGAGCTGAACACGGCGATCACCGCCGACTACAGCGTCCCGGGCCTGAAGTGGGCGATGCGCGAGCGCGGCGCGCCGGCGGGATATCCACGGGCGCCACATCGGGAGCCCGACGCCGAGGCACGCGGGCAGCTTCGGGCGCTGCTGGACGAACTGTAA
- the pyrI gene encoding aspartate carbamoyltransferase regulatory subunit has protein sequence MSDHQLRVSKIRNGTVIDHIAAGQALNVLAILGIDGSEGYGLSIAMNVSSGRLGRKDILKIEDRELSQSEVDVLSLIAPEATINIVRDFEVIEKNRVERPDRVSGLLSCPNHNCITNADEPVETAFEVISDGVRCNYCGTIIHEDIADHLAVE, from the coding sequence ATGAGTGACCACCAACTCCGCGTTTCGAAGATCCGGAACGGCACCGTCATCGATCACATCGCCGCCGGCCAGGCGCTCAACGTGCTCGCGATCCTCGGGATCGACGGCTCGGAGGGTTACGGCCTGTCGATCGCGATGAACGTCTCCTCCGGCCGGCTCGGCCGAAAGGACATCCTGAAGATCGAAGACAGGGAACTGAGTCAGTCCGAGGTGGACGTCCTCTCGCTGATCGCGCCGGAGGCGACCATAAACATCGTCCGCGACTTCGAGGTCATCGAGAAGAACCGCGTCGAGCGTCCCGACCGCGTTTCGGGGCTGTTGTCGTGTCCGAACCACAACTGCATCACGAACGCCGACGAGCCCGTCGAGACCGCCTTCGAGGTCATCTCCGACGGCGTTCGGTGTAACTACTGCGGGACGATCATCCACGAGGACATCGCCGATCACCTCGCGGTGGAGTGA
- the pyrB gene encoding aspartate carbamoyltransferase produces MRHDHLISAAQLSRSDVEAVLDRAGEIADDLAAYRDSRPGLVLGLCFFEPSTRTKMSFDAAAKRLGGSTIDMGSVESSSVTKGESLADTVRVIEGYADALVLRHPSEGAAKLASDFVDVPLINAGDGAGQHPSQTLLDLYTIREENGLDDLTVGIMGDLKYGRTVHSLAAALANFEVSQHFISPESLRLPRSVRFDLHEAGAQVREHTELEPVLSELDVLYVTRIQRERFPDESEYRAVAGEYQIDADTLAAGRDDLTVMHPLPRVDEIAPDVDETDHARYFQQAHNGVPVRMALLEMLLENHGGIS; encoded by the coding sequence ATGCGTCACGACCATCTTATCTCGGCGGCACAGCTGTCCCGGTCGGACGTCGAGGCGGTGCTCGACCGGGCCGGCGAGATCGCCGACGACCTCGCGGCCTACCGGGACAGTCGTCCCGGCCTCGTCCTCGGGCTCTGCTTTTTCGAGCCGAGCACGCGAACGAAGATGAGCTTCGATGCGGCCGCAAAGCGACTCGGGGGGAGCACGATCGACATGGGGTCGGTCGAATCCTCGTCGGTCACCAAGGGGGAATCGTTGGCCGATACGGTACGGGTTATCGAGGGATACGCCGACGCGCTCGTGTTGCGACATCCCAGCGAGGGGGCTGCGAAACTCGCCAGCGACTTCGTCGACGTGCCACTGATCAACGCGGGCGACGGCGCCGGACAGCACCCGAGCCAGACGCTTTTGGACCTGTACACGATCCGTGAGGAGAACGGCCTCGACGACCTCACGGTCGGGATCATGGGCGATCTGAAGTACGGGCGGACCGTCCACTCGCTTGCGGCGGCACTGGCGAACTTCGAGGTAAGCCAACACTTCATCAGTCCGGAGTCGCTTCGACTCCCCCGCAGCGTCCGGTTCGACCTCCACGAGGCCGGCGCACAGGTCCGGGAACACACGGAACTGGAGCCGGTGTTGTCGGAACTGGACGTCCTGTACGTGACCCGAATCCAGCGCGAACGGTTCCCCGACGAGAGCGAGTACCGTGCCGTCGCCGGCGAGTACCAGATCGACGCCGACACGCTCGCGGCCGGGCGCGATGACCTCACGGTCATGCATCCGCTCCCGCGGGTCGACGAGATCGCACCGGACGTCGACGAGACCGACCACGCACGCTACTTCCAGCAGGCGCACAACGGCGTCCCCGTACGGATGGCGCTGTTGGAAATGCTGCTGGAGAACCATGGGGGGATTTCATGA
- a CDS encoding 2Fe-2S iron-sulfur cluster-binding protein, whose amino-acid sequence MAEYTVEFAGTGERVRVSDTQTILNACIEEGIAHEYSCRVGMCLACSARILEGEVAQQAAVARGLTEKEAEEFALTCMARPQSDLRLRRGEYPPSIDGDESEPAAGEEVAGADD is encoded by the coding sequence ATGGCCGAGTACACCGTGGAGTTCGCCGGCACCGGCGAGCGCGTTCGAGTGTCGGACACGCAGACGATTCTCAACGCCTGTATCGAGGAGGGCATCGCCCACGAGTACTCGTGTCGCGTCGGCATGTGTCTCGCCTGCTCGGCGCGGATCCTCGAGGGCGAGGTGGCCCAGCAGGCCGCAGTCGCCCGCGGACTCACCGAAAAAGAGGCAGAGGAGTTCGCGTTGACGTGTATGGCCCGTCCCCAGTCGGACCTGCGGCTCCGGCGCGGCGAGTATCCCCCGAGCATCGACGGCGACGAAAGCGAGCCCGCAGCCGGCGAGGAAGTCGCCGGCGCCGACGACTGA
- the mvaD gene encoding phosphomevalonate decarboxylase MvaD codes for MKATARAHPIQGLVKYHGLKKSDPRIPYHDSISVCTAPTHSTTTVEWQPDAAEDVFYIDGEEVEGHAADRIQLVVDHVRELAGIDHPLRFESVNSFPSNIGFGSSSSGFAAAALALTEAAGLDFSRQEVSAVARRGSLSAGRSVTGAYSQLFAGLNDEDCISRRLPTGTGEDGFHPETDLRTVAAHVPAYKQTERAHEEAEQSHMFQARMAHVHEQLAEMRDALRAGSFDRIFELAEHDSLSLTAATMTGPSGWVYWQPETIAVFNAVRELREEEDVPVYFSTDTGASVYVNTRKRHADRVEERIAEIGVDTEVWSVGGPAELLGPGDALF; via the coding sequence ATGAAGGCGACAGCGAGAGCACACCCAATCCAGGGGCTCGTGAAGTATCACGGACTCAAGAAAAGCGACCCGCGGATCCCGTACCACGACAGCATCTCCGTGTGTACCGCGCCGACGCACTCGACGACGACGGTGGAGTGGCAGCCGGACGCCGCCGAGGACGTCTTCTACATCGACGGCGAGGAGGTGGAGGGCCACGCCGCAGACAGGATCCAGCTCGTGGTGGACCACGTGCGGGAACTCGCCGGGATCGATCATCCGCTCCGCTTCGAGTCGGTGAACTCGTTCCCGTCGAACATCGGGTTCGGCTCCTCGTCGTCCGGCTTCGCGGCGGCAGCGCTGGCGCTGACCGAGGCTGCGGGCCTGGACTTCTCCCGCCAGGAGGTCTCTGCGGTCGCCCGCCGCGGTTCGCTTTCGGCCGGCCGGTCGGTCACCGGCGCCTACTCCCAGCTGTTTGCGGGCCTCAACGACGAGGACTGCATCTCCCGACGGCTCCCGACAGGCACGGGAGAGGACGGCTTCCACCCGGAGACGGATCTCCGGACGGTCGCAGCGCACGTGCCGGCGTACAAACAGACGGAACGGGCCCACGAGGAGGCCGAACAAAGCCACATGTTTCAAGCGCGGATGGCACACGTCCACGAACAGCTCGCGGAGATGCGCGACGCGCTCCGGGCGGGGTCGTTCGACCGAATCTTCGAACTCGCCGAACACGACTCGCTGTCGCTCACCGCGGCGACGATGACCGGGCCGTCCGGGTGGGTGTACTGGCAGCCGGAGACGATCGCCGTCTTCAACGCGGTCCGGGAACTCCGAGAGGAGGAGGACGTCCCCGTCTACTTCTCGACGGATACCGGCGCGTCGGTCTACGTAAACACCCGAAAGAGACACGCGGACCGGGTCGAAGAGCGGATCGCGGAGATCGGCGTCGACACCGAGGTCTGGAGTGTCGGCGGTCCCGCGGAGCTCCTCGGACCCGGCGACGCGCTGTTTTGA
- a CDS encoding NAD(P)/FAD-dependent oxidoreductase — translation MRVVVFGAGYAGLTLTQQLESSLPDSVELLLVDETETHLVRHELHRVIRRPDVIDAIEVPLGSVLDRARVVTGRVDEIDPQTGLATFQEGHAPGIASEDGTLSYDYGAVCLGSETAFYDLPGVCEHAIPLKRKAHALSIRDRFLDLCEAVEQGETGRVVIGGGGLSGIQIAGELAALAGERGLSVGPVDEPDATDEPLVEIVLLEQLETLAPGFGSAFQRAIRSALVDHGVDVRTETPVREATADTVETDAGTLESDLFVWAGGIRGPDATAGERPTVRSDLRLSESTFVVGDAGRIVDADGRSVPATASAAIRASETAAENLTRLVEHDLEGSAEFEPSLERYRYSVPGWAVSVGDEAVAVVGGQVLTGQPARKLKAAIGGGYLASTRATRQAIQLVQSELGLPGFPGQ, via the coding sequence ATGCGAGTCGTGGTTTTCGGCGCGGGCTATGCGGGACTGACGCTCACACAGCAGCTCGAATCGAGCCTCCCGGACTCCGTGGAGTTGCTCCTTGTCGACGAGACGGAAACGCATCTCGTTCGACACGAACTCCACCGCGTGATCCGGCGTCCGGACGTGATCGACGCGATCGAGGTGCCGCTCGGATCGGTGCTCGATCGCGCCCGCGTCGTGACGGGGCGCGTCGACGAGATCGATCCCCAGACCGGTCTCGCGACGTTTCAGGAGGGACACGCGCCGGGGATCGCAAGTGAGGACGGAACGCTTTCGTACGATTACGGTGCGGTCTGTCTGGGCTCCGAGACCGCATTCTACGATCTTCCGGGAGTCTGCGAGCACGCGATCCCGCTGAAGCGGAAAGCACACGCACTGTCGATCCGGGACCGATTTCTCGACCTTTGTGAGGCTGTCGAACAGGGAGAAACGGGTCGCGTCGTGATCGGCGGCGGTGGACTCTCTGGCATCCAGATCGCCGGGGAACTCGCCGCACTTGCCGGAGAGCGGGGCCTTTCGGTCGGCCCGGTCGACGAACCGGACGCCACAGACGAGCCACTGGTCGAGATCGTGCTCCTCGAACAACTGGAGACGCTCGCCCCCGGGTTCGGTTCCGCGTTCCAGCGGGCGATTCGGTCGGCGCTCGTCGACCACGGCGTCGACGTCCGGACTGAGACGCCGGTGCGCGAGGCGACCGCCGACACCGTCGAGACCGACGCGGGAACCCTCGAGAGTGATCTGTTCGTCTGGGCCGGCGGCATTCGGGGGCCGGACGCCACCGCGGGGGAACGACCGACGGTGCGTTCCGACCTCCGGCTGTCCGAGTCGACGTTCGTCGTCGGCGACGCCGGCCGGATCGTCGACGCGGACGGGCGGTCGGTTCCGGCGACGGCCTCGGCAGCCATCCGGGCAAGCGAGACCGCCGCCGAGAACCTCACGCGGCTCGTCGAGCACGACCTCGAGGGAAGCGCCGAGTTCGAACCGTCGCTCGAGCGATACCGGTATTCGGTCCCGGGATGGGCAGTCTCCGTCGGCGACGAGGCCGTGGCTGTCGTCGGCGGACAGGTGCTCACCGGACAGCCCGCCCGGAAGCTGAAAGCCGCCATCGGCGGCGGCTACCTGGCGTCGACCCGCGCGACACGGCAGGCAATACAGCTCGTGCAGTCCGAACTCGGTCTGCCCGGCTTCCCGGGACAGTAA
- a CDS encoding putative ATP-dependent zinc protease — translation MEPDPVRVGVLSLHDSKESKAICNAIEALGHHPEWLREANTAVHMIGGEIRLEPDVDVVANRLLLSSTEQPAEHVGIAETIAALRPTLNDPHTTALATHKIASATRLVGAGIPIPDTLFALSGELLNRNREGFGPEAVYKTAIGTHGGGAWKVDTTEPLSPVVGQRRAFLQELLAVGDRTPRDLRVYVVGEEIVGAMIRHAAESEWRTNVARGGRVEDCTDTISAEAAAYALEATDVLGLDYAGVDLIEGPDGWHVLEVNPTAGFRGLYEATETSPAPYIAKLAIERGGGSVDDEQVLDLAATLDDSVPSCMPADEPERYVDPPVIGFTEQVVVTGTRGTRTVVGKSDTGADRSSIDLQLAADIGAGPIHTVSKVRSGSQKTGRSRPVVDIVLGIGGTQHTVEASIVDRAHMSHPLLLGRDVLKHYHLDVSRRIDDPKPDRRPEE, via the coding sequence ATGGAACCTGATCCGGTTCGTGTGGGGGTGTTGAGTTTGCACGACAGCAAGGAATCCAAGGCCATCTGCAACGCTATCGAGGCGCTCGGCCATCACCCCGAGTGGCTCCGGGAGGCCAACACTGCCGTGCACATGATCGGCGGGGAGATCCGGCTCGAACCCGACGTCGATGTCGTCGCCAATCGTCTCCTGCTTTCGAGCACGGAACAGCCTGCCGAACACGTCGGAATCGCGGAGACGATCGCTGCGTTGCGGCCGACACTCAACGATCCACACACGACGGCACTTGCAACCCACAAGATCGCGAGCGCGACGCGACTGGTGGGCGCCGGTATCCCGATCCCCGACACTCTCTTCGCGCTTAGTGGGGAACTACTCAACCGGAACCGAGAGGGGTTCGGCCCGGAGGCGGTGTACAAGACTGCGATCGGGACCCACGGAGGCGGTGCATGGAAAGTCGACACGACAGAGCCGCTCAGCCCGGTGGTCGGACAGCGTCGGGCGTTCCTGCAGGAACTGCTTGCGGTGGGCGATCGGACCCCTCGCGACCTCCGGGTGTACGTCGTCGGCGAGGAAATCGTCGGCGCGATGATCCGGCATGCGGCCGAGTCGGAGTGGCGAACGAACGTCGCCCGGGGTGGACGGGTCGAGGACTGTACCGACACCATTTCGGCGGAGGCGGCGGCCTATGCGCTCGAGGCGACCGACGTTTTGGGACTGGACTACGCCGGCGTCGACCTCATCGAGGGGCCGGACGGCTGGCACGTTCTGGAAGTAAACCCCACCGCTGGGTTCCGGGGGCTTTACGAGGCAACCGAAACCAGCCCGGCTCCCTACATCGCAAAACTGGCGATCGAACGCGGCGGCGGTTCGGTCGACGACGAGCAGGTGCTCGACCTGGCGGCGACGCTCGACGACTCTGTCCCTTCCTGTATGCCCGCAGACGAGCCGGAACGATACGTCGATCCCCCCGTCATCGGCTTCACCGAGCAAGTCGTCGTCACCGGAACCAGGGGGACCAGAACTGTCGTCGGGAAGTCGGACACGGGCGCCGACCGGAGTTCGATCGATCTCCAACTGGCCGCAGACATCGGCGCGGGGCCGATCCACACCGTAAGCAAAGTGCGTTCCGGCAGCCAGAAGACGGGACGATCCCGGCCGGTCGTGGATATCGTGCTCGGGATCGGGGGCACCCAGCACACCGTCGAAGCCAGCATCGTGGACAGGGCACACATGAGTCACCCGCTGTTGCTCGGTCGCGACGTGCTGAAACACTACCATCTGGACGTGAGCCGCCGGATCGACGATCCGAAACCCGATCGGCGCCCCGAGGAGTGA